One genomic segment of Theobroma cacao cultivar B97-61/B2 chromosome 6, Criollo_cocoa_genome_V2, whole genome shotgun sequence includes these proteins:
- the LOC18595594 gene encoding V-type proton ATPase catalytic subunit A encodes MPAVYGARLTTFEDSEKESEYGYVRKVSGPVVVADGMAGAAMYELVRVGHDNLIGEIIRLEGDSATIQVYEETAGLTVNDPVLRTHKPLSVELGPGILGNIFDGIQRPLKTIAKRSGDVYIPRGVSVPALDKDTLWDFQPKKIGEGDLLTGGDLYATVFENSLMQHHVALPPDAMGKITYIAPPGQYSLKDTVLELEFQGVKKQLTMLQTWPVRTPRPVATKLAADTPLLTGQRVLDALFPSVLGGTCAIPGAFGCGKTVISQALSKYSNSDAVVYVGCGERGNEMAEVLMDFPQLTMTLPDGREESVMKRTTLVANTSNMPVAAREASIYTGITIAEYFRDMGYNVSMMADSTSRWAEALREISGRLAEMPADSGYPAYLAARLASFYERAGKVKCLGGPERTGSVTIVGAVSPPGGDFSDPVTSATLSIVQVFWGLDKKLAQRKHFPSVNWLISYSKYSGALESFYEKFDQDFIYIRTKAREVLQREDDLNEIVQLVGKDALAETDKITLETAKLLREDYLAQNAFTPYDKFCPFYKSVWMMRNIIHFNTLANQAVEKAAGMDGQKITYSLIKHRLGDLFYRLVSQKFEDPAEGEEALVAKLKKLYEDLTAGFRALEDETR; translated from the exons atgccGGCAGTTTACGGAGCCAGATTGACCACATTTGAGGATTCAGAGAAAGAGAGCGAATATGGTTATGTTCGCAAG GTCTCAGGACCAGTCGTCGTTGCAGATGGAATGGCTGGTGCTGCCATGTATGAATTAGTTCGTGTTGGACATGATAATCTGATTGGTGAAATTATTCGGTTGGAAGGAGACTCTGCGACAATCCAAG TTTACGAAGAAACGGCTGGCCTGACGGTGAATGATCCTGTTCTGCGGACACACAAG CCTCTGTCAGTGGAGTTAGGACCAGGAATATTGGGAAATATTTTTGATGGCATTCAG AGGCCTTTGAAAACTATCGCTAAAAGGTCTGGTGATGTGTATATCCCTCGTGGAGTCTCAGTCCCTGCTCTTGACAAAGATACTCTTTGGGATTTTCAGCCTAAAAAAATAG GTGAGGGGGACCTTCTAACTGGTGGAGACCTATATGCT ACTGTCTTTGAAAACAGTTTGATGCAACATCATGTTGCCCTTCCACCTGATGCAATGGGAAAAATCACTTACATTGCCCCCCCTGGTCAATATTCATTGAAG GATACTGTGCTAGAGCTTGAGTTTCAAGGTGTCAAAAAGCAATTAACCATGCTTCAG ACATGGCCTGTACGTACCCCAAGACCTGTTGCAACAAAGCTTGCTGCAGATACCCCTCTGCTTACTGGGCAG CGTGTTCTTGATGCCCTTTTCCCCTCGGTTCTTGGTGGAACTTGTGCTATTCCTGGTGCATTTGGCTGTGGTAAAACTGTTATTAGTCAAGCACTTTCtaag TACTCTAATTCTGATGCTGTTGTCTATGTTGGTTGTGGGGAACGAGGAAATGAAATGGCCGAG GTTCTTATGGATTTCCCTCAATTGACAATGACATTGCCTGATGGTCGTGAAGAATCTGTCATGAAGCGTACAACACTTGTGGCTAACACTTCTAACATGCCTGTGGCTGCCCGTGAAGCCTCAATTTATACGG GAATCACTATTGCTGAGTATTTTAGAGATATGGGCTACAATGTTAGTATGATGGCAGATTCAACATCTCGTTGGGCAGAAGCATTGCGAGAAATTTCTGGACGGCTG GCAGAAATGCCTGCTGATAGTGGATATCCTGCTTATCTGGCAGCAAGATTAGCCTCTTTCTATGAACGTGCGGGTAAAGTTAAATGCCTTGGTGGGCCAGAACGTACTGGCAGTGTCACAATTGTTGGTGCTGTTTCTCCTCCTGGAGGAGATTTCTCCGATCCTGTGACATCTGCAACCCTAAGTATTGTCCAG GTTTTCTGGGGTCTTGACAAGAAACTTGCTCAGAGGAAGCATTTCCCTTCTGTCAACTGGCTTATTTCATACTCAAAGTACTCAGGG GCATTGGAATCTTTCtatgagaaatttgatcaaGATTTTATCTACATTAGGACAAAGGCACGAGAGGTGCTTCAGAGGGAAGATGATCTGAATGAAATTGTCCAG CTTGTAGGAAAGGATGCTTTAGCTGAAACAGATAAGATCACTCTAGAAACTGCTAAGCTTTTAAGGGAAGATTATCTTGCTCAGAATGCATTTACTCC ATATGACAAGTTCTGCCCCTTTTACAAGTCTGTTTGGATGATGCGcaacattattcatttcaatacTTTGGCCAACCAG GCAGTAGAGAAAGCAGCCGGGATGGATGGTCAGAAGATAACTTACAGTCTTATCAAGCATCGTCTGGGGGATCTCTTTTATCGATTAGT GTCACAAAAATTCGAGGACCCAGcagaaggagaagaagctcTTGTGGCAAAGCTCAAAAAGCTTTATGAGGATCTGACAGCTGGTTTCCGTGCATTGGAGGATGAGACTAGGTGA
- the LOC18595598 gene encoding LOW QUALITY PROTEIN: protein HYPER-SENSITIVITY-RELATED 4 (The sequence of the model RefSeq protein was modified relative to this genomic sequence to represent the inferred CDS: inserted 1 base in 1 codon), whose amino-acid sequence MSSHQKVIKARSLLSTAASIAATAMLIRTIANDFIPADVQNYFSVSLQNLSRHFSSQLTIVIEEFRGLSVNQVFEAADVYLGSKTTPSIQRLKVGKSEKENKLALSMDRGEVLVEVYENVEMKWKXVCARVESVRFRNPNQGDLNGSLRSQVRHYELSFHRKNKDVVLNSYLPYILQRAKMMREENKAANIHTVCYGRWDENETKLKHPMTFKTLAMDSELKKAVMEDLENFIKGEQYYKRVGKAWKRGYLLYGPPGTGKSSLIAAMANHLKYNIYDLDLTAIQTNSDLRFLLLAMPSRSILVVEDIECSIELENRESENEPRRRRFNGGDNQVTLSGLLNFIDGLWSCCGEERIIIFTTNHKERLDPALLRPGRMDMHIHMSYCNASVFKQLAFNYLGICDHQLFQQLEKLLEEVDVTPAEVAGELMKNSNREAAFHGLVKFLYEKISERDTKQENGNKNEQEDE is encoded by the exons ATGTCGTCCCACCAGAAAGTGATCAAAGCTAGGAGCCTTCTATCCACAGCAGCCTCCATAGCAGCCACGGCAATGCTCATTCGGACCATCGCCAATGATTTCATTCCAGCTGATGTCCAAAACTACTTCTCTGTCAGTTTACAGAATCTGTCTCGCCATTTCTCCTCTCAGCTGACAATTGTTATAGAAGAGTTCAGAGGATTATCCGTAAACCAAGTGTTTGAAGCTGCTGATGTATACTTAGGCAGCAAAACAACCCCTTCAATTCAAAGACTTAAGGTGGGCAAAAGTgagaaggaaaacaagttagctCTATCCATGGATAGAGGTGAAGTACTGGTTGAAGTTTATGAAAATGTGGAGATGAAGTGGA TTGTTTGTGCGAGAGTTGAATCAGTACGCTTTCGGAACCCAAACCAGGGTGATCTTAATGGATCTCTGCGGTCACAAGTTAGACACTATGAGCTAAGTTTTCACAGGAAAAACAAAGATGTAGTGCTGAATTCGTACTTGCCATACATTTTGCAAAGAGCAAAGATGATGAGAGAAGAGAATAAAGCAGCAAATATCCACACGGTTTGTTATGGAAGGTGGGATGAGAATGAGACCAAACTTAAGCACCCAATGACATTCAAGACACTCGCTATGGATTCGGAGCTGAAAAAGGCAGTGATGGAGGATCTGGAAAACTTTATCAAAGGGGAACAATACTACAAAAGAGTTGGGAAAGCTTGGAAACGTGGGTACTTGCTGTATGGTCCTCCAGGGACAGGCAAGTCAAGCTTGATAGCTGCAATGGCTAATCACCTGAAATACAACATCTACGACTTGGACCTGACTGCTATCCAAACCAACTCCGATCTTCGATTTTTGTTGCTTGCCATGCCTAGCCGATCAATACTAGTGGTTGAGGATATTGAATGCTCTATCGAGCTAGAAAATCGAGAATCTGAGAATGAACCTCGGAGACGGAGATTCAACGGAGGTGACAATCAGGTGACACTGTCGGGACTTCTGAATTTCATTGATGGCCTCTGGTCATGCTGTGGTGAAGAACGcatcattatttttacaaCCAATCATAAAGAACGATTAGACCCAGCTTTGCTGAGACCTGGTCGTATGGACATGCACATTCACATGTCATACTGCAATGCTTCTGTGTTTAAGCAACTCGCCTTTAACTATCTGGGGATTTGCGATCACCAACTTTTCCAACAGCTCGAGAAGCTCTTGGAGGAGGTGGATGTCACTCCTGCAGAAGTTGCTGGGGAGTTGATGAAGAACTCCAATAGAGAGGCTGCCTTTCATGGCTTAGTCAAATTCCTATATGAAAAGATTAGTGAACGAGATACGAAGCAAGAAAATGGTAACAAGAATGAACAAGAAGACGAATGA
- the LOC18595599 gene encoding protein FAM32A: MSAYENVIGGKLKLKGKALDVKAGGIKKKKKHRKHQDQITQATQNDLSAVGSAEVSVDPTEEDINDADKSSGEGKAPHYDDHLTPAERRYIEQREELDVHRLAKEANKSHRDRIQDFNQYLANMSEHYDIPKVGPG; the protein is encoded by the exons ATGTCAGCATACGAAAATGTAATTGGTGGGAAGCTGAAGCTCAAGGGAAAAGCCTTGGATGTTAAGGCTGGTGGaatcaagaagaaaaagaagcataGGAAGCATCAAGATCAAATTACTCAAGCTACCCAGAATGACCTCTCTGCTG TTGGAAGCGCAGAAGTATCTGTTGATCCCACTGAAGAAGATATCAATGATGCTGACAAGTCAAGTGGGGAGGGGAAGGCTCCTCATTATGATGATCATCTCACACCGGCAGAGAGACGATACATTGAGCAGAGGGAGGAACTTGATGTGCACAGGTTGGCCAAGGAAGCTAATAAATCTCACCGTGACAGAATTCAAGACTTCAACCAGTATCTGGCAAACATGAGTGAGCATTATGACATTCCTAAAGTTGGCCCTGGTTAA